The Gymnogyps californianus isolate 813 chromosome 6, ASM1813914v2, whole genome shotgun sequence genomic interval TCACTGACCTTATCTTTCTCCGTGGCTCGAATATCTTCTCTCCTGAAAAAGGAGACGGAGGGATCTGAGCGCCAGCGAGCAAAGGCGActctccagcctgcagcaggagctgccccgGCCTCCCTGGGCGCTCGCCGGCACTTGCTGGACACCTGCCCGGTGCTCTGGGCAGAGCTCCCGCCAGGGCAGCCAGCTGCGCCGCCCAGAaaagccttcctccccccttGAGGATGGGGCGCTCGGGCACCCCGTCTCGCGGGCAACCCAGCCCTCTCCCTACCGTATGGTCCCCCGGAAGGTGGATTTCAGGGGCGTGGAGCCGACGTACAGGATGTGCACCTTGGCAAAGCGAGAGTTAATGCTGCAAACCTGTCCGGAGGAAAAGGGGAATCGGTGCCAGCACAGGCCTGCTCTCACCCCAGCGCACCCCACTCcaggcagggaaagggcagggtgcaggcaggacgGGGCTGTATGCAGGGAGCTCACGTCTCACTTGGCCGCCGCCTCCTTGTGCCCAAAGTAGTGGTGGCGGAGGTGGGACGCCGGGCAGCGAGCCAGGCGAGGAAGATGACACTTGTGCAACTCGAGACACGCGAATACAGCCGAGACCTGCTGTGATCCCAGTCCCTCTCCCACCATCAGAACCGTAAGGAAATTAATCCCTGGTCTGTGCCACCCTTTCTCCGAGCTGCCCCGGGCACTGCCCTCCACGCACCCTGCCCCAGAAAGAGTTCTggaagggagaggcagggccTCGGGGCCCTTTCTGCCTGCCCTCAGAGCAGGCAAAGGCGAGAGGCAGGCGTACCCCACGCCAATATCTGGCTTCTTTGTGAGCGAGGGACCCAAGGGAGCCACtgggctgcctctgccctgctggGAGTTGTACAGAGGATACTAACGAGCCCAGGggctccccatcccaccccataCGCGCGCAGGAACAAAGGTCAGCACGAGGCAGAGAGAGCAAAGGCTGTGCAGTTTGCCATCGCGGTGCACTCCGGCGCCCTACCTTGCACATCACCACGGCCCCCACGttgggcaggagctgggactcGGTGTCTCTCACCACCGACACAAcgggcagctgcagggcagcagacACGAGGGTTAGCTTGGGGCACGGCCCGCGTGCAGGATCACGCGGGACCAGGCTCACAGCAGGCACCGGCCGAACCCCGTCGAAGCCCAATTCCCCAACTGGGAAGGGGCTGCGCAGCCTCGGCGCCCGGCTCTGGCGAAGGGCAGCACGTGCTGCGGCCATGCTCACCCCGCTGTCCTcgctcctcttctccaggcagccAGCCAGCGAGGAGAAGATGAAGCCGTGCCGGGTGTAAGTCCCGCTGCCAGCCGTGGCCTCCTCCGTGCTGCACAGCCGCTCGCCTAAGGGACAGGGGCTCAGGGGCTGACGCTGCCAGGGCACCGTGCGTCCTGGTCCCGCTCCCGGGGGTCCCAGGCTCCGCACCGCCCCAAGCCTGCCCTTGCTTGCACCCCGGGCACAGTGCCCGCTCCTGGCCGACCCTGTGCGGCGGGGCAGCCGCCCCAGCCCCGGGTCAGTCCTTTCCTGCACCCCCCGGGGCAAACCCCCCTCCACAGCCCCCTCCCGCGGCCCCTCGGCTCCAGGCCGCCCTCTCCCATACTCCCCCTCCCCTACCCCGGGCACCCGCCAGCCCCGGGCCACCCTCTACCTCAAGCAACCGAGAGCCCCCTCCCCTACCCCGGGCACCCCACCGCCCCTCCCCGGCCAGCACTCCCCGAGCCGCCCGGGCCCGCACTCACCGGGGACGCAGTACCGAGCGGGAGGCGCCATGTTCGCTGCCGGGAGTTCGTCCGCAGAAAGACCTCACCCCATTGGTCCCCGGCAGCAAGGCCGCGCCGTAAGCGGTGCGGCTGTTGGCTCTCCCCTGTCAGGCACGAAGCCTGCGCGTGCTGCCCGCTGGGAGTTGTAGTCCGGCGCCGGCGGAGGGAGCTTCCCGGCATGCTCTGCGCAGTCGGCGCGCAGGCGCAgtgcgcggggcggcgggcgctgcccgTGGGGCCGTGAGGGCGGCGGGCCGCCGGGCATGGAGGCGGcaggcggcggggcgcgggcggcaGGTCGGCGGCGCCGGACGGGGCTGTTGCTGCGGGGTGTCGTGGGCCTGGGATGGACCGTGGGCCTccagggggctgggggtgctgtggggctgggaggcGATGGGGGGGTGCTGTGGGCCCGGACGGGCTGGGAGGCAATATAGGGGTGCTGTGGGCCTTGAGGGGCTTGGGGTGGTGTGGGGCTGGGAGGCAATGGGGGGATACCATGGgcctggagaggctgggggtgctgTGAGGTTGGGAGTGCTGTGGGCCTGGGAGGCAGCGGGGGTGTGTGCTGTGGCCCTGGGGGTGCTACGGGGTTGGGAGGCAATGGGGGGGATGCTGTGGGcttggaggggctgggggtgctgtggggctggggatCCCGGGTGTTACGGGGCTGGATGCAGTGGGGCTGAGGGCTTTTTGCTGTTGGTATGGGCAGCCTTTGCGTAATGGGGCTGGGTGCCAGAGAGTGTCTTGGTGCCGTGAGGCCGGGTGCTACtgaactgggggagctgggcgTTGTGGAGCTGGGCGCCACTGGAGGGTGCCACAGGGCTGGGTCTGGGTGGCTGGACccggcaggagcagggccctggctgTGCCTGGGGTAGGGCCGAATCTAAAGTTCCCTCCTGCCGTGATGTTGCCTGTGATCTTGGCTGTGCTGGTAGTTGCAGTCCCATCCCCGTGGGCTCAGTGCCCGACTGGTATGTGGGGAGGGccgtgggcagggtgggggttGAAGCCCCAGTGCCTGACTGGGCCAGGGAGGGTGcatggctctgctgcagcctcgGCCCTGTGGCTGTGCCGCTGTCTGCAGGCAGGTGCCTGGGGACAGAGGGGGGTCCTGCCCTGGGGCAGGCTGGCTGCCTCCCCTGTGGGCTCCCTgctcagcagctgccagctgtTGTAGGTGAGGAAACCTCTGAGGGGCAGGGAGGTGCTCTGTGTTTGGGGGGGAGGGCTGACCCCAAGACCTGCTGTTGGCTGCAGCATTTTATCTCTTACCACACTGACAACATGGGGACGGGTGCCACCCAAAGGCGGCACAGCAGGAAGTTGTTGCTCCACTTTGCACCTGACGTGTTTCAGAGGAAAGATCTTGGCAAAATCAAGAGGAAACATGGGGAAGGGGGTGGCACTGGGGTT includes:
- the EXOSC1 gene encoding exosome complex component CSL4 isoform X1; translation: MAPPARYCVPGERLCSTEEATAGSGTYTRHGFIFSSLAGCLEKRSEDSGLPVVSVVRDTESQLLPNVGAVVMCKVCSINSRFAKVHILYVGSTPLKSTFRGTIRREDIRATEKDKVEVYKSFRPGDIVLAKVISLGDAQSNYLLSTAENELGVVVAHSEAGVQMVPISWCEMQCPQTHTKDFRKVARVQPQFLQT
- the EXOSC1 gene encoding exosome complex component CSL4 isoform X2: MAPPARYCVPGERLCSTEEATAGSGTYTRHGFIFSSLAGCLEKRSEDSGVCSINSRFAKVHILYVGSTPLKSTFRGTIRREDIRATEKDKVEVYKSFRPGDIVLAKVISLGDAQSNYLLSTAENELGVVVAHSEAGVQMVPISWCEMQCPQTHTKDFRKVARVQPQFLQT